From the Maioricimonas rarisocia genome, one window contains:
- a CDS encoding NAD(P)/FAD-dependent oxidoreductase, translated as MESAPQPLRVGDAAGTDPMFGEGIGPAPGYGKLAAKALQDAFARNDFSFVSYGDLVRKSELGKSLTRRANAAELAYRLGSPLAQNVIWRRMGPLIRWYLQGRIFNWTDREQGRKRPRPASKALASNN; from the coding sequence TTGGAATCGGCACCACAGCCGTTGCGTGTCGGCGACGCTGCCGGAACCGACCCCATGTTCGGCGAAGGGATCGGCCCCGCCCCCGGGTACGGGAAACTCGCTGCCAAGGCCCTGCAGGATGCCTTCGCCCGCAACGATTTCTCCTTCGTCAGCTACGGCGACCTCGTGCGAAAGAGTGAGCTGGGAAAATCGCTCACACGACGTGCCAATGCGGCCGAACTGGCATATCGGCTCGGCAGTCCGCTGGCACAGAACGTCATCTGGCGACGCATGGGCCCGCTGATCCGCTGGTACCTGCAGGGTCGGATCTTCAACTGGACGGATCGCGAACAGGGACGAAAGCGGCCACGCCCCGCTTCGAAGGCGCTCGCCAGCAACAACTGA
- the ltrA gene encoding group II intron reverse transcriptase/maturase — MEEVTQPENLNRAYRRVKANRGAPGVDGMTIAELPGWIAEHTQEFIARLLDGSYQPQPVRGVEIPKPGGGMRQLGIPTVVDRLVQQAILQVLEPILDPTFSDSSYGFRPRRSAHQAVQQASEYVAEGRTIVVDMDLEKFFDRVNHDILMARLARRVADKRLLRIVRRFLEAGLLQNGVCVARHEGTPQGGPLSPLLANLLLDDLDRELERRGHKFCRYADDCNIYVQSQAAGERVLTSLTMFLEGKLRLRVNREKSAVAVVSERKFLGYRLLSDGRRTIAPASLRRARQRIRQITRRNRGISFERMIGEVNSFTTGWVTYFRHAVGRSPLRKLDGWIRRKLRCVRLKQRKRAKSIAIFLQSLGVPWNQSWTTATCGKGWWRKSGTPSAHHGMSNQWFDTQGYQSLEVRYLSLQH; from the coding sequence ATGGAGGAGGTGACGCAGCCAGAGAATCTGAACCGAGCGTATCGACGCGTGAAAGCGAACCGGGGGGCTCCCGGAGTGGATGGGATGACCATCGCCGAGTTGCCCGGCTGGATCGCAGAGCACACACAGGAATTCATCGCCCGGCTTCTGGACGGGAGCTATCAGCCACAACCGGTTCGCGGGGTCGAGATCCCCAAGCCGGGCGGCGGAATGCGACAACTGGGCATCCCGACGGTGGTGGACCGGCTCGTCCAGCAGGCGATCCTGCAAGTGCTCGAACCGATCCTGGACCCCACTTTTTCGGACTCCAGCTACGGCTTCCGGCCGCGACGCAGCGCCCATCAGGCGGTGCAACAGGCCAGCGAGTATGTGGCGGAGGGACGCACCATTGTGGTGGACATGGACCTCGAGAAGTTCTTTGATCGGGTGAACCATGACATCCTGATGGCCCGTCTGGCCCGACGGGTCGCCGACAAGCGCCTTCTGCGGATCGTCCGCCGCTTCCTGGAAGCCGGGCTGCTGCAGAACGGGGTGTGCGTCGCCCGACACGAAGGGACACCGCAGGGTGGACCACTCTCACCGTTGCTGGCCAACCTGCTGCTGGATGATCTGGACCGGGAACTGGAACGACGGGGACACAAGTTCTGCCGATACGCCGACGACTGCAACATCTACGTGCAGTCTCAGGCGGCCGGTGAACGGGTACTGACCTCACTGACCATGTTTCTGGAAGGGAAACTTCGTCTGCGTGTCAATCGCGAGAAAAGTGCGGTGGCGGTGGTGAGCGAACGCAAGTTCCTCGGCTACCGGCTGCTCTCCGATGGTCGCCGGACGATCGCTCCCGCCAGTCTCCGGCGTGCCAGGCAGCGTATCCGGCAGATCACCCGCCGGAATCGAGGCATCAGCTTCGAGCGGATGATCGGTGAAGTGAATTCGTTCACGACCGGATGGGTGACCTACTTCCGCCATGCGGTGGGCCGGTCGCCTCTGCGGAAACTGGACGGGTGGATTCGCCGCAAACTCCGCTGCGTGCGGCTCAAGCAACGCAAGCGCGCGAAATCGATTGCTATCTTTCTGCAATCGCTGGGCGTCCCCTGGAACCAATCCTGGACGACGGCGACCTGCGGCAAGGGCTGGTGGCGCAAGTCGGGTACGCCCTCGGCGCATCACGGAATGAGCAACCAGTGGTTCGACACTCAAGGCTACCAGAGCCTCGAAGTCAGATACCTGTCGTTACAACATTGA
- a CDS encoding type III secretion system chaperone, whose product MRIGVRRSIMTGVLVGLLMSGVFSGTTLAQSPAPGQLSEEQLGQLIQAIGLKPDKQEQRYDFAFRADVAEQQWELSMSAVLSQDGSAIWIMAWLDELPKSAAEVPRSALLRLLAENDKLGSGKFFAYIPTNRRFVLQRTVPNADMTSAKFREHLQDLGSSVVETYPTWSTASWVPKSSEPAAAAAAPAGGAPTRSAANESKFEVPVRR is encoded by the coding sequence ATGAGAATTGGTGTTCGTCGTTCAATCATGACTGGCGTGCTCGTCGGCCTGCTGATGAGCGGAGTCTTCTCCGGAACGACGCTGGCTCAAAGCCCCGCACCGGGGCAGCTTTCGGAAGAACAGCTCGGCCAGCTGATTCAGGCGATCGGCCTGAAACCGGACAAGCAGGAACAGCGTTACGACTTTGCCTTCCGGGCCGACGTCGCCGAGCAGCAGTGGGAACTCTCCATGTCGGCCGTCCTCAGCCAGGATGGCAGCGCCATCTGGATCATGGCCTGGCTGGACGAACTTCCCAAGTCGGCTGCTGAAGTGCCGCGTTCGGCACTGCTGCGTCTGCTCGCCGAGAACGACAAGCTCGGCAGCGGCAAGTTCTTCGCGTACATCCCGACGAACCGTCGCTTCGTGCTGCAGCGGACCGTGCCGAATGCTGACATGACTTCGGCGAAGTTCCGTGAGCACCTGCAGGACCTGGGCAGCAGTGTCGTCGAGACCTACCCGACCTGGTCGACCGCCAGCTGGGTTCCCAAGAGCAGCGAACCGGCTGCTGCGGCTGCCGCTCCGGCCGGTGGTGCACCGACCCGTTCGGCCGCCAACGAATCCAAGTTCGAGGTGCCCGTCCGTCGCTGA
- a CDS encoding phosphoesterase, producing MTLQDYQMEHVLVVPTLLFHEIGHFQGFTSDVSPYLKTLLDPSYTSYRLRADVEDDPSFKQLIPYCIFRHEGKVFHYKRGKLQGDGRLRSKRSVGIGGHISSEDQNGASNVYREAMWREIGEEVFLEAEYSESCVGMINDDDTDVGRVHLGIVHIFELEEPKVRAREASIIETGFAEPSELANSYDQFETWSQICLDYLTSQ from the coding sequence GTGACTCTTCAGGATTATCAGATGGAACATGTCCTCGTCGTCCCGACGCTGCTGTTCCACGAGATCGGCCACTTCCAGGGATTTACGTCTGACGTCTCCCCCTATCTGAAGACGTTGCTGGATCCTTCGTACACAAGTTACCGGTTGCGGGCCGATGTCGAGGACGATCCCAGCTTCAAGCAGCTGATTCCCTACTGCATCTTCCGCCACGAGGGGAAGGTGTTCCACTACAAACGGGGAAAGCTGCAGGGGGACGGCAGACTGCGCAGTAAGCGGTCGGTCGGCATCGGCGGGCATATCTCGTCCGAGGACCAGAACGGGGCGAGCAACGTCTACCGGGAGGCAATGTGGCGGGAAATCGGCGAAGAAGTCTTCCTCGAGGCGGAGTACTCCGAGTCCTGTGTCGGCATGATCAATGACGATGACACCGACGTCGGACGGGTCCATCTCGGGATTGTTCACATTTTTGAGCTCGAAGAACCCAAAGTTCGTGCTCGTGAAGCGTCGATCATAGAGACGGGATTCGCAGAACCGTCAGAACTGGCTAATTCCTACGACCAGTTCGAAACGTGGTCCCAGATCTGCCTGGACTACCTGACTTCCCAATAG
- the trpC gene encoding indole-3-glycerol phosphate synthase TrpC has protein sequence MSDILAEIVAHKRGEIERARAAVSTDRLQQVAEQAPHPRDFVGALRNAHPMGLIAEVKKASPSAGLIREDFDPVEIARTYEQHGAACISVLTDENYFQGRLEYLRQVRDSVAIPVLRKDFILDPYQVLEARASGADCILLIAECLDDESLRTLYTYAAELGMQSLVEIYEPENLPRVLDLNPPLIGINNRNLKTFVTDLNHSMTLREQIPADVLLVSESGIRSRTDVESLQHAGIHAMLVGETLMRHPDIGQAVDDLLGRTAS, from the coding sequence GTGTCGGACATACTTGCAGAAATCGTTGCCCACAAGCGGGGCGAAATCGAGCGGGCCCGGGCGGCGGTTTCGACGGACAGGCTGCAGCAGGTGGCCGAGCAGGCGCCGCATCCGCGTGATTTCGTCGGTGCCCTGCGAAACGCCCATCCCATGGGGCTGATTGCGGAGGTGAAGAAGGCCTCGCCGTCTGCCGGCCTGATCCGCGAGGACTTCGACCCGGTCGAGATTGCACGGACCTACGAACAACACGGCGCTGCCTGCATCAGTGTGCTGACTGACGAAAACTACTTTCAGGGCCGGCTCGAGTACCTTCGGCAGGTTCGGGATTCCGTGGCGATTCCCGTCCTGCGCAAAGATTTCATTCTCGATCCGTATCAGGTCCTCGAGGCCCGCGCGTCTGGTGCGGACTGTATCCTCCTGATTGCCGAGTGCCTCGACGACGAGTCGCTGCGGACGCTGTACACATACGCCGCGGAACTGGGGATGCAGTCGCTGGTCGAGATCTACGAGCCGGAGAATCTCCCACGTGTGCTCGACCTGAATCCGCCGCTGATCGGGATCAACAATCGGAACCTCAAGACGTTTGTCACCGATCTGAATCACTCAATGACGCTGCGGGAACAGATCCCGGCCGACGTGCTGCTGGTCAGCGAGAGCGGAATCCGGTCCCGAACCGACGTCGAGTCCCTGCAGCACGCAGGGATTCATGCAATGCTTGTCGGTGAGACGCTAATGCGTCACCCCGATATCGGGCAGGCCGTCGACGATCTGCTGGGGCGAACGGCATCCTGA
- a CDS encoding CPBP family intramembrane glutamic endopeptidase: MTTAFILTLFLLGSLTVWGEVIRRVRAGEPALPAAGTEPVHWHPLPLILAGAWILVTVGAKFSSTDIAEPFDPETTLRGLYFNLGQMLLMWAALLASAVSTADETPPPFRLVRLTEQVGDGVTAFFASLAPVFLVLLATLPWRTPEAQHSLLRLLSEEPSVQAWMAVSLAAIVLAPLAEEIIFRVLLQSWLTRLLGPLVAIPLVAFLFAAVHGFPDSIALIPLALILGYVFHRRQSYVAVAVAHALFNGANLLMQSLQATCLTPSG, translated from the coding sequence TTGACCACCGCATTCATCCTGACGCTGTTTCTGCTGGGCAGCCTGACCGTCTGGGGCGAAGTCATCCGGCGGGTCCGCGCGGGCGAACCGGCCCTCCCGGCAGCAGGGACAGAACCGGTCCACTGGCACCCGCTGCCTCTGATTCTGGCCGGTGCGTGGATCCTCGTGACGGTCGGAGCGAAATTCTCGAGCACCGACATCGCCGAACCGTTCGATCCGGAAACGACCCTGCGGGGACTGTATTTCAACCTCGGGCAGATGCTCCTGATGTGGGCGGCTCTGCTTGCCAGCGCGGTCAGTACGGCGGACGAGACGCCTCCACCGTTCCGCCTCGTACGGCTGACAGAACAGGTGGGGGATGGTGTGACGGCGTTTTTTGCCAGCCTGGCGCCGGTCTTTCTCGTGCTGCTGGCCACTCTCCCCTGGCGAACGCCCGAAGCCCAGCATTCGCTGCTGCGACTGCTCAGCGAAGAGCCCTCCGTTCAGGCATGGATGGCCGTCAGCCTCGCGGCGATCGTGCTCGCACCGCTGGCGGAAGAGATCATCTTCCGCGTCCTCCTGCAGAGCTGGCTGACGCGACTGCTCGGACCACTGGTCGCGATTCCACTGGTCGCCTTCCTCTTCGCTGCCGTGCACGGGTTTCCGGATTCGATCGCGCTGATTCCCCTGGCGCTGATCCTCGGGTACGTGTTCCATCGGCGCCAGAGCTACGTGGCGGTCGCCGTCGCGCATGCCCTGTTCAATGGCGCGAATCTGCTCATGCAGTCGCTGCAGGCTACTTGCCTGACGCCTTCTGGATGA
- a CDS encoding SpoVG family protein: MEITEVRIKLMDDPQERLQAFCSITIDGAFVVRDLKIIKGTKGPFVAMPSRKLTDRCPRCGTKNNLRAVFCNQCGSKLHDDRASKGHDGRAKLYADIAHPINSECRDLIQKEVLEAYEQELILSREPGYICRYDDYGEESYGDSDLGDDECHMGGPPRGVTGAKTHEASHDGDGAMLTPAQRRIEPPASVPRKPHHSQEASREVSGAAAAGGATWRTRDEDDEFGAGVV; encoded by the coding sequence GTGGAGATTACCGAAGTCCGGATCAAGCTGATGGACGATCCGCAGGAGCGGCTGCAGGCATTCTGTTCCATCACCATCGACGGTGCATTCGTTGTTCGCGACCTGAAGATCATCAAGGGGACCAAAGGGCCGTTTGTGGCGATGCCCAGCCGCAAACTGACCGATCGCTGCCCCCGCTGCGGCACCAAGAACAACCTGCGTGCTGTCTTCTGCAACCAGTGTGGATCGAAACTGCATGACGATCGTGCCAGCAAGGGGCACGACGGGCGTGCGAAGCTCTATGCCGACATCGCCCACCCGATCAATTCGGAGTGTCGCGATCTGATTCAGAAGGAAGTGCTCGAAGCCTACGAGCAGGAACTGATCCTCTCGCGGGAGCCGGGTTACATCTGCCGCTACGACGACTATGGCGAAGAGTCATACGGCGACAGTGACCTGGGGGACGATGAGTGCCACATGGGGGGGCCGCCTCGAGGCGTCACCGGAGCGAAGACGCACGAGGCTTCGCACGACGGCGATGGCGCGATGCTGACGCCGGCCCAGCGGCGAATCGAGCCGCCTGCCAGCGTGCCGCGAAAGCCGCATCACTCTCAGGAGGCGTCCCGCGAAGTGAGTGGTGCTGCTGCCGCCGGCGGAGCCACGTGGCGAACCCGCGACGAGGATGACGAGTTCGGCGCCGGCGTCGTCTGA